The following coding sequences are from one Humulus lupulus chromosome X, drHumLupu1.1, whole genome shotgun sequence window:
- the LOC133805973 gene encoding uncharacterized protein LOC133805973 — translation MNKQDDFELAPIDPEIERTFRKRRKAQKAKSRGTMAEHVDDEGDAQNVINPIVLADDRARAIREYAAPMFNELNPGIVRPEIQAPQFELKPVMFQMLQTMGQFSGMPTEDPHLHLRSFLEVSDSFKLQGVSEEALRLKLFPFSLRDRARSWLNTLPPDSVTNWNDLAEKFLRKYFPPTRNAKFRSEIMPFQQLEDESTSDAWERFKELLRKCPHHDIPHCIQMETFYNGLNATFWMVLDASANGAILSKAPTSRKVAGVLEVDALTALTAQMASMTNILKNMSLRGNIQPAAAIQSGDISCVYCGDGHTFENCPSNPAAVCYVGNHNLNRNNNPYSNSYNPAWRQHPNLSWGGQGASSSGAPAQGKQSFPPGFSQQPRAQQPHQSQGSQSSSLESLMRDYMAKNDAVIQSQAASLRNLEIQFGQLANDLKNRPQGSLPSDTENPRRDGKEHCKTINLRSGKILENDDEKTKGSREPTSIQIEGETSKKSASSAVEIGPVDTA, via the exons ATGAACAAACAAGACGACTTTgaacttgctcctattgaccccgagatTGAACGTACTTTCAGAAAAAGGAGAAAGGCTCAAAAGGCTAAAAGCCGAGGCACTATGGCTGAACATGTTGATGACGAAGGGGATGCCCAAAATGTAATTAATCCTATTGTTTTGGCGGATGATAGAGCCAGAGCAATACGGGAATacgctgcccccatgtttaatgagctcaATCCAGGCATTGTGAGGCCCGAAATACAAGCACCTCAGTTTGAGCTCAAGCCGGTTATGTTTCAAATGCTCCAAACCATGGGGCAGTTTAGTGGGATGCCAACGGAAGATCCTCATCTCCAccttcgttcatttttggaggtgagcgattctttTAAGCTTCAAGGAGTAAGTGAAGAGGCGTTAAGGCTGAAGTTATTCCCGTTCTCTTTAAGGGatcgagctagatcatggctcaacacccttcctcccgaTTCCGTTACAAATTGGAATGACTTGGCTGAGAAATTTCTAAGAAAATACTTCCCTCCCACCAGAAATGCAAAGTTCAGAAGCGAAATTATGCCTTTTCAGCAGCTTGAAGACGAGTCCACTAGTGATGcgtgggaaagatttaaagagcTTTTGAGAAAATGTCCACACCACGACATAccacattgtatacaaatggagacGTTCTACAATGGTCTCAATGCAACCTTTTGGATGGTATTAGACGCCTCAGCCAATGGTGCCATTCTTTCCAA AGCTCCTACAAGTAGAAAGGTGGCGGGAGTTCTTGAAGTAGATGCCTTAACGGCTTTAACAGCTCAAATGGCCTCAATGACCAACATTTTAAAGAATATGAGTTTGAGAGGAAACATTCAGCCAGCTGCTGCCATTCAAAGTGGAGACATCTcatgtgtttattgtggagatgggcacacGTTTGAGAACTGTCCTTCAAATCCAGCTGCGGTTTGTTATGTGGGTAACCATAATTTAAACCGCAACAACAACCCATACTCAAATTCTTATAACCCAGCGTGGAGGCAGCATCCGAATCTGtcatgggggggtcaaggagcaagttcaagtGGAGCGCCAGCACAAGGGAAACAGTCATTTCCGCCAGGTTTTTCTCAACAGCCAAGGGCTCAGCAACCTCACCAATCTCAAGGCTCTCAATCTAGTtctttggagagtttaatgagGGATTATATGGCAAAGAATGATGCTGTGATTCAGAGCCAAGCAGCGTCTCTTCGTAATCTGGAAATTCAGTTTGGGCAACTGGCTAATGATCTGAAAAATAGGCCACAAGGTTCTTTGCCTAGTGACACTGAGAATCCGAGGAGGGATGGTAAAGAACATTGCAAAACAATTAATTTACGAAGTGGGAAAATTCTGGAAAATGATGATGAGAAAACAAAAGGCAGCagggagcccacttcaatccaaattGAAGGGGAAACGAGTAAAAAATCAGCAAGTTCAGCTGTTGAAATTGGCCCAGTTGATACAGCATAG